The nucleotide window GATGTAGTTTGAAGCTTGCAATTGTTCTTATCCCCTTAAAAGCTGTTTATATTTATCTTTAACAGGTGTTGCTGGAAATACTGATTCGACAGCAAGAGGGGAGTTAATGCGTCCTGGGACATCTACTTATGTTGTTCCACAAAGGTCTCAGTTTATTGGAGAACATAAGCTTGGGCCATCTGAATTTGGGCATCAAATACCTAGTTTCTTAAATCAAGAAACTAAAACTGTTGGCATGATGGGTTTTGATAACTTTGCCAGTCCAGTGCAGCCTCATCCTAATCCAGAAAGCCTCTCTCTATACTACAAAGATCCACAAGGTCAAATTCAAGGCCCTTTTTCTGGTGCCGACATTATTGGCTGGTTTGAGGCAGGTTATTTTGGCATTGATTTGCTGGTCCGTCCAGTGAATGCACCCCCTGATATTCCTTTCTTAATGCTTGGGGATGTTATGCCTCACCTACGAGCAAAGGCAAGGCCCCCACCAGGATTTGCCACTTCAAAGCCAAGCGATATGCTAGCTCCAGAGACCCAACCTACAGGGGAGTTTGTCAGCTCTAGCATGCAAGCAGGATCAGCTGGCATCGGAATATTTGACAATGGGCCAAGCAGGAAAGACAATGCTGTTGAGGCTCAAAATCGTTTCCTGGAGTCACTTATGTCCAATAGTGTGCGGAATGCTTCGGCAGATACTATCTCTATAACTGGAGGTTCGTTACTGTCATGAAGAGTTCTATTTGTGCTTATTTCATTTCATATTAGTTCCTTAACCTTCTTTGCTACCTGTCATTTCCTTGTCTGACATTATTTTCTTTTGAACTAGGTATGAATGAACTTGGCAGTAGTAGCTTTGGCAACATTTCTGTGCGTGGAGGTGAGAGCGGGGTCAATATGAACTATCTTTTGGCACAGAAAGGACTGTTGGAGAGACAAAATTCTTTGCAAAACCCTGTTTCATATTGGACAGGAGATGCTGCTCCAGCATCACAAGCACATCCCATGGCTGATACATCTTGCCAATCTTTGCAATCTCAGAATGTTGATTTACTAGCCATGCTGCAACCAAAGGAGAAACCTCAAGTTGCTACTGGTAATTCTGGACTGCCACTATGGCCCAATTACCCTGAAGCAAGAAATGTTAATCCTAACATGCATGGTGGAGATCTTGCCCAAGGGGCTCTTAATATGCGTCAAGATCTGCAGAACTCCCAGAACAACTTAATGCCACAAAACCGACCAGCTTTGGCTCATTTGCCACCTGAGAAGCTTGCCGAGATATCTCAAGATCCACAGCTGTTAAATATGCTTCATCAGCAATATCTTTTGTCACAACTACAGTTGCAGTCACAGTCACAGACACCTTTGACACCTCAGCCACAACTCTCTATGTTGGACAAGATGTTATTgctcaagcagcagcagcaacttcagcagcaacagcagcagcagcaacaactgcAACAGCAGCTGCAGCTGGAGCAGCAACAAAAGCTATTGTTGCAGCAGCAACTACTTTCTCAGATGGTACCTCACGTGCATCCCAATCAGCACACTGATGATTCTTATACATTGAAGCATACTTCTGTGCCGTCTGATGATTCTATGGGTCTTGGTCTTAGAAGGATGCAAGAGGCTATCGAAGTCGATCGAAAATTGCCTGTCCATGGTATGCAGGTGGGGCAACAACCTAGTCAGTCAATTATGAATTTTAGAAATATGGATGGTGTAGCTTTATCGCAAATCTCTGTAACTACACTGCCGGTGCCCCATGAAACTGCTGTGGGTGCACTTCCAAAAGAGCATCACTCCCGTCCTGGAATGTTGGAAGATTTTGCGAATGTCGACTTACAATTGAAATCAACTATGGTAAACTCAAAGCTGGTGGAAGTTGCAGATAGAAACGAGGGGTTTAAATCGCACGAAGTGGGCACTTTAACAGAAAAAAACAAAATGTCTGGAAAGGATTTAGATTCTGGATCTACTAGGATCATTGGGAGTGCTTCAGATGAAGCTAAGGATTTACATGAACCACCACTAGATCCAAAGTCAGAAAATGTATTATCTGATATTTCTGGTCAGGTTCAAGAATTGTATCTGTCGGCAGAAAATACCTCTTCTGGCATTGCGACAGCTGTGGCAACTGAAGTAAAAGTTACTGATACACAGgagaccaagaaagcagaaaagaaaaagaagcaaaagaaaaaacAGGCTGCTGCAGATGCTGGCAAAGGAGCATCAAAGGCGGTTTCAGCCCAGCAGCCAAGGCAGGAAACTGAGGTTGACAGTTCTGATCTTGGTGGTAATAAGCATGATTTACCAGATGATACAGTGGAGCTATTTTGGGGTTCACCTATCAGAGTGCAAAATGAGATTTTACCCCCCAAAAGTCTTCCAGAGGAATATGATGCTGACAAAGCTGAATCGCAGTTTAGTTCTCTATCATCTGATCCTCATAGCATGGCAAGCCAGCGTTCATGGAAACAACCTACTCAGGGTCTCAGGCCTAAGTCACTGCTGGAAATCCAAGCTGAGGAACAATTGCGTGCACAGAAAGGATTAGCTACTGACACTGCTAAGCCAGCAGCTTCAGTCCGTTCAATTCCTTGGAATGGCATGGCAATATCTTCCGAGCAACATTATGGGGGTTCAAGTAAATCATTGGGAAGCATGGAAAGTGCTGGTGAGAGGAATAAAAGAAGCCAGTTGCATGATTTGCTGGCAGAAGAAGTTCTTGCGAGGTCAAGCATTGCAGATAatgagaacataggtaatgccaATGATGCATTTTACCCTCTGTCGCCTGCTGCTGTTCAGCCTCAGCCTGATGCTCCTGCTCTTGATGATAATGACTTCATTGAGGCCAAGgacaaaaagaacaaaaagaaggCAGCAAAAGCCAAAGCTTCTACTGTGAAAGCTCCATCACCTGTTGGTTCCTTTGATCCACCAGCTATTTCCATGCCCTCTGAAAAGGGAAAGTCTGCCAAGCAAGCACAACAGGAGTTAGAAATGTTGCCAGCTCCACCAAGTGGTCCATCCTTTGGAGATTTTGTTCTTTGGAAGAGTGATCAGACTAGCTCTGTGCCTGCTCCAGCGTGGTCTAGTGACTCAGCAAAGGTGCAGAAACCTTTGTCTTTGAGAGATATCCAGAGAGAACAAGAAAGGAGAACCGCTTCTATCCAGCAACAAGCACCCTCACCAACTCCAGCAAAGGTGGCCCCGAAccaaaaaagtcaggggaataCTTCTTCCTGGCAAGCTTCTGGATCATCTCCATCACAGGCAGTTGCCCCTGTCCAAATGAGTTCCAATGCTCCCAGTCGTTCCAAGTCAAGTGCTGAAGATGATTTGTTTTGGGGCCCTTCTGAGCACTccaaacaagataaaaagcagtATGTCTTGCAGCAGCTCTTACAATTGAATTAATTTATTTGGTGTTGCTTTGAAGATGTTATTGCACGTTTTATTCTGGATTCTATGCTTACAAAGGATTAGTGAATTTATTAATATAAACTAAATTAGCAGAAGCTCTTACAATTGAATTAATTTATTTGGTGTTGCTTTCAAGATGTTATTACACGTTTTGTTCTGGATTTTATGCTTACAAAGGATTAGTGAATTTATTAATAAACTAAATTAGCAAAATATGATTGAACTACAGACTGAAAATAATTGCAGAGAGTATCTCTTTTGAAATTGAACTTTAAGCTTTTTTCCCTTATCTAGTCTGTTTGAGACTTAAGATCCTTTTAatagctatttctattttcattggTGTTTTTGGATCGCAAAAGAAGGATACATGGATCTGCATAGTTTCTGAGAATTTTTATGTTTTATTTTACCAGGTCTGAGTTTCCATCTCTGTCAAGTCAGAGCAGAAGTTCCATGATGAAGGATCAATCTCCACTGAATCGTCAAAAGTCTCAGGCAGGCAGATTGCCAGTTTCTTCTTCTGCTACTGCCAACCAATCTGGCAAAGGGAAAGCAGAGGCTGCAAACAAGCAGACTGGTATAGCTAAAGCTTTTTAGTCGCATTCTTTAAAGACTACCATCACGTTCAAAGTTCTAACAACTGTCATTATGCAGAGGCAATGGACTTCAGAGATTGGTGTGAGAGTGAATGGGCCAGGCTCACTGGAACAAATGGTATCGAACTGTGCCTTTAGCTCTTCTTTCAAGTTAGGATAATTCAATCTTTTGTAATACTTTTGTTAATGTTGATATTTACTTCCCCTTTCAGATATAAGTTTCCTTGAGTTCTGCATAAAGCAATCAACTACTGAAGCGGAAATGCTCCTTCACGAGAACATTGGTTCTCTTGACCGCAGCCACCAGTTCATCGACAAGTTCGTCAACTACAAGGCCTTCCTGTCAGCAGATGTGATCGACATGGCCTTCCAAGCTCCCAGCACGCACGGTACCCGCGGTGACGGCGCAGGGCGTGCAAACGCTGCCGCTGCAGCCCGAGGAGGCACGAGCGCGGACGTGGAGCTGGATGGCGTCGggaagaagaaaggcaagaaggggaagaaggtgAGCGCGGCGGTGTTGGGGTTCAACGTGGTGAGCAACCGTATAATGATGGGCGAGATCCAGAACGTGGATTAGGAGGGGACGGCACACCACCGTTGTACATAGAACTTTTGGTTTTCGGGCCAGGAAATCCATCGCGGCATGACCGATGTAGTACATACATAGTTTGACCTCTGGTTACATGCCGAAGTTTCGGGCTCAAGGGAAGCTGGGGTGTCCTGGCCTGTGAGCCTGTCGGTGCTCGGAATGGAGCAGTCTAGTCGTTTGACCTGTTTTTGCTGATGAGGGTGGGAAACTGAGCTTTAGATGCAGGGCCATGTGGTTGGTGATTTTGGGTTCCTGTAACATTTGGTTAGGATCCTGTAACAGACAGAATATTTTCTTCTCAATAGAAACTCACCAGAGAACATAGATGGATTCAGTTCAGACTAAGTTTGTTGCTGTTGTGATGTGGTTCAGGGCAATGGAGGCTAATACAGGCTAACACTCCTAGTGGTTCTAGTACAAATAAAGTCATCCATTTTTAGTGGTTTTAGTACAAATAAAGTGATTCATATAGACTAGAAAATATTAAGTGTACTATTACTATTTGTGGTTTacaaacaaactttttttttttatcaTACCTCACTTttattttctctcttttcttttttagcATGTACCACCTTCTTCCTAACTCTATGTAGCTTTTGAAAGCCACTAAGACATGTATATAGCATTTATTTTTTATATTCGATTACATGGCATTTGGGGCTATTAGAAAAAGCAATGGGGAAGCCCTCACTACTTGTATCTTTTGGTCTAGGCGTACCGGGTCCACGGGGTCGGCAGTGGCCCCAGCGTTGACTTGACCATGGTAAATAGGCTACGTCGGCAGCGATTAGCTCGGGCCATAGAAGGCAGATTATCGGTGGGCTCAAAGGCCGAATTCCTCTGTTCATCTGCTGTGGGCCGAGACAAACGATCTCGATTCAGGGCGAGGCAGATTACCAGTGGCCTCATCGGCCGCTGTTCATCTGCTGTGGGCCGAGAAAGAGACGATCATCTTCTACACGTTCTCGAATTAGGACCTGTTTGGATAATTGCGAGCTAAAAGCTAGCTAACTAAAACTAATTAGAGCTAATTTTTAGTCCCAACTAGTTGTATCGAAATAGGCCCTTAATTGCTCAATTTAAACTCTACTTTAGCTAATTAACTCTAGTCGCATGAATTCGCTTCTAGTTGAATATGCTTTCTGCcaaaaggagttgaaaaacaTGGCTAATTTTTTTAGTTGGAATTGTTAAAGTGTGAATGTAAATGAACAAGATTTGGGAGAACCGTTTCTTTCATtgatctctgaaatatatttatataagtgAAGGGGTGTCACGAAGGGATACGACTGTTCCCAAAGGACATGCCCTTTGAAGTAAAACTAACTGTCTAATCCTATCCAC belongs to Miscanthus floridulus cultivar M001 chromosome 4, ASM1932011v1, whole genome shotgun sequence and includes:
- the LOC136549358 gene encoding protein ESSENTIAL FOR POTEXVIRUS ACCUMULATION 1-like, giving the protein MAATPDRANADLRRRLAVDTPPPPQIAREKQGLDTEIPLSPQWLMKVGENKDPVSQGIRSDVSKTSGTGEDPGYNTKKKDVFRAPVLDSETGRRDRWRDDEREPNSTHRWSRWRETDKEHGNARKVERWSDDTSKHSVDGHRVPQERWGDSNNKEGSYDQRREKKWAARWGTNDKWGDSGKEGDASRGKGFSHYGKDGNSYEKDTEKDDNVSRSWKSSYSAGRGRGDLPHYPSQTSQKSSATYGYGRGKPDNDIANFPNNRGKFTSGTSAISSGSSRPFHLGLLSDRPGGVSDRSAFRYSRMKLLDIYRSCDVTDFKLSVDCLEELSVFMQEDVLEPLALSAPVAEEAAILKAIDKGDIVNSGVHQASKDGSVGKAGREEQPGGVEISGVAGNTDSTARGELMRPGTSTYVVPQRSQFIGEHKLGPSEFGHQIPSFLNQETKTVGMMGFDNFASPVQPHPNPESLSLYYKDPQGQIQGPFSGADIIGWFEAGYFGIDLLVRPVNAPPDIPFLMLGDVMPHLRAKARPPPGFATSKPSDMLAPETQPTGEFVSSSMQAGSAGIGIFDNGPSRKDNAVEAQNRFLESLMSNSVRNASADTISITGGMNELGSSSFGNISVRGGESGVNMNYLLAQKGLLERQNSLQNPVSYWTGDAAPASQAHPMADTSCQSLQSQNVDLLAMLQPKEKPQVATGNSGLPLWPNYPEARNVNPNMHGGDLAQGALNMRQDLQNSQNNLMPQNRPALAHLPPEKLAEISQDPQLLNMLHQQYLLSQLQLQSQSQTPLTPQPQLSMLDKMLLLKQQQQLQQQQQQQQQLQQQLQLEQQQKLLLQQQLLSQMVPHVHPNQHTDDSYTLKHTSVPSDDSMGLGLRRMQEAIEVDRKLPVHGMQVGQQPSQSIMNFRNMDGVALSQISVTTLPVPHETAVGALPKEHHSRPGMLEDFANVDLQLKSTMVNSKLVEVADRNEGFKSHEVGTLTEKNKMSGKDLDSGSTRIIGSASDEAKDLHEPPLDPKSENVLSDISGQVQELYLSAENTSSGIATAVATEVKVTDTQETKKAEKKKKQKKKQAAADAGKGASKAVSAQQPRQETEVDSSDLGGNKHDLPDDTVELFWGSPIRVQNEILPPKSLPEEYDADKAESQFSSLSSDPHSMASQRSWKQPTQGLRPKSLLEIQAEEQLRAQKGLATDTAKPAASVRSIPWNGMAISSEQHYGGSSKSLGSMESAGERNKRSQLHDLLAEEVLARSSIADNENIGNANDAFYPLSPAAVQPQPDAPALDDNDFIEAKDKKNKKKAAKAKASTVKAPSPVGSFDPPAISMPSEKGKSAKQAQQELEMLPAPPSGPSFGDFVLWKSDQTSSVPAPAWSSDSAKVQKPLSLRDIQREQERRTASIQQQAPSPTPAKVAPNQKSQGNTSSWQASGSSPSQAVAPVQMSSNAPSRSKSSAEDDLFWGPSEHSKQDKKQSEFPSLSSQSRSSMMKDQSPLNRQKSQAGRLPVSSSATANQSGKGKAEAANKQTEAMDFRDWCESEWARLTGTNDISFLEFCIKQSTTEAEMLLHENIGSLDRSHQFIDKFVNYKAFLSADVIDMAFQAPSTHGTRGDGAGRANAAAAARGGTSADVELDGVGKKKGKKGKKVSAAVLGFNVVSNRIMMGEIQNVD